The Malus sylvestris chromosome 14, drMalSylv7.2, whole genome shotgun sequence genome segment gaactcgttttccttccttctttcgttgtttcgcactatgtgcaaggggggtgtcattctgtgtgctgtgacttccttcgcttcccatgttggagagggatgcctgatcaaaagaaagtgtacgaatgatagaaaccagcttgacacagctgaagagagtaggaataagtgtcgtttcccacagacggcgccaaatgttgatgcacaaaatcagcgaagactttggtacaacagaaagtgtcaggttttgtgaccttcgcttggttgcttggttgcttcagtcactagtgaggataagtacgtaaatgaatagagacagagaagcaaacacaggatgtacgtggttcacccagattggctacgtccacggagtaaaggagttcttattagtagtgaagggcttacacaagtacaaaggatcaagctctcaatttagtgagttcttgtgaatgatttaacacaaaatggcattaggaaatattgtgggggaatgacccctatttatagaaaaacttgtagctttgtcacattgacatgtgtcatgttatgattggttcttgatgttgacacgtgctgcgctctgattggcttctaatcttgacacgtgtcgagtagtgattggcctcctggtcggaggggaactcttctgggtccttgacagtataacgttggccggtgctcggtagtttcgggattggtcaagtatggtacaaacaatatttaTGAGAGCATTTCACACATGGAGCATGATTTCTGTCGGCTAATTAGCACtattagacgatatggggtgactgatgtTGCCATATTTTATGTTTCCCCTTTCCATGAGATTCTCTATTAAGTCTAATCCCTTAATTTAAGAAAGATTGACATCTAGATGACTTGTTGATAGTTGTGTGCTAGCTATTTGCTAAACTCCCTTAATTTAAAGAGTGACAGCTTTAGGGTTTACTGGGTTAGTAGGATTTGCCAAGGTAGGGTTGCTTGTAACCTTCTACCTCATTATATATCCCCCTTTGTACATTCAATCAATCTATGAAAAATACattcaaacaaacttaaaatgtCCACAAGTACACATTTGTCTTTTAAAGTTAATATGGGGATGAGAGTGGAGTATTTTTCAAGTAGAACTTATAGAATCTGTAAGAGCATTATGTGAAAACACAATTATCATCAGTTTATAGAAATGTAGGGAAACACCTGTTTAGTTTCTTTTGTGTCTtgcaaaaaatttgaaatatctTGTTTCATTGTTCCAAGAATGGTTACTTTCTTCTTTAGCTCTTGTTCTTGTGTTTATGTGTCTGTGTTTGTGGAATTGCTTTCATGCTTGGGATGACCTCTGTATTTGTTTATTTCATCTGTCAATGTTTATTGAATTCTTGCCATGGGATTTGAAAAGACTTTGATTGTGCTTCgtgtttttaatcttcaagAAGTGTCagatttgttacttaataatgGGTTCAATGTGGCACCAAACGGATATGGTTCCTTGTGAGCAACTTACATTAAGCAGGTTCACTGTCGCATGGTGTTCAATAATACAATTCCATGTGTAAATGGCAGTGAACCCGTTCCATTTAAGTCTTTCTCCATGTTTAGGGAAAAGGTTTGGTAGCTGCATTTTCTTTATCTCATGATTTGGAGGATCACATATTTTGGAGAGGATATTAAACTACTTGTTCAtagtatatatttttcttagtttAGAGAAACATGACATGTTTTGCTAATGTTTTTAAACGATTTTTCTGTTGTAAATATACCAAACACTTTCTGAAAAAGCTGTTAAGCATAACACCTTATGCAGAGTCCCCAATTTTAGGCTACATATATGAGAGAATATAACGTTGAAGTTTTGGAATTTCTCaacattttgttttatattaaaTGATCAAATGCATGTCTGCAAGACATTGCTATCAAATATGTTGTTAATTAGTTTCCCATGATAATAGACTAACTTATTTGTCCTCGTGTACAGGGTGAAGATGAAGAGTTAAAGATCAACTGGAGAAGAATGGGTACAACCAGCTTGTTCAGATTTGGGTTTGTCGGCCCTGTTGGCCACCTCTagtaaggaatttttttttggtggaaTAGATCATTTTGAGTATGTGCAAAGAAACCCAACAGTAGAAATCTCACTCGTGTTATTGGGGTAGaagatttttctatttttgttgtttaattaaattttaggaTGATGCCATCGACATAGCCCATAAGATCACAACTAGAATATGGGCTAACCACAGCGGATAGTTAGTCCTATCTAGTTTGATGTTCACAATAGTAATCATGTAGGAAGACATATTTGCAATAGGGACTGCAAGTGGGGGGTTAATCTGGGACATGAtgggtagaaaaaaaaattatcttctGTCGTTGGACTTATAGGGCTCTAAATACCATAAAGAACTAGAGAATCACATAAGATTATAAAAGTAGAAACTCGTAGGAAACTAAAAACAATGAACAAGGTTTTCCTCAATGGTTTTGCATACCCTTAATAATGTAGTGTGCCATGTATTTATAATTCAATACATATTACATCAGGGTTTTGAAAATCCTATTTACAAGctacaattcaaaattcaaaatcacCACCAGATTAAACGGTGGAAGCTAATCACAATAATCTttgaaaaacaaatattcaaaaatataaaatctatCCAACATAGAACTATTGACCGAGAACAACTTAAGAGTTTCTTTTGGATGAGGAGTCAGGACTTAGTCTTACAGTTGATATATATTTCTAAATTAGGGTTTACAATGTGGGTGTGAATACTTAAATGACATgctttttttagaaaaaaaaaaattgtagttaGATGGGTGCGAATGCTTAATGGTCTGCTTTCCTTGTTTTAGCATCTTCCTAATCTTGAATTTCCAGTTATATGAAATTCATCTTTGCTATATTGTATGCCTATCtttgctttctttgttttattgaCATTCATCTTTGCTATATTATATGCCTATCttaacaaattttttaaaatttttatggcAACCCATTAGAATATATCAAAGTTTGCGCCCAATACTAGTATTGAAGTGATCTGAAGTTATGGATAGACAATGGATTCATTGTCGGAATCGCCTTAGTTCCGAGTATAGAGAAGGGGTCCAATCATTCATTGACACTGCTTGTCACCATGTGAACCAGAATAATAAGATATTATGTCCTTGTAGAGTTTGTCATAACAGATTTTTTCACCCAGTTGAAGATGTTCATCTCCATTTATTGAATTCTGGTATAGATATGAATTATGATGTATGGATAAATCATGGTGAGCATATTAATCAAGTGCAAAGAGAGTCTTCAATGTCTACGAACAATGAGTCGATCAATAATTCTAATGTCAACATGTTTAATATGATGGATGATGCATTTGGAAGAAtgcatgatgatgatgatgatgatcaagATACAATAGGGGTCCAAGATACCATGTGGGGCGGAGATATGACCAATGCTCTTAGGGTAGATGTTGATTCTTATGATATGTTGCTTCGTGAAGCTCAAAATGAACTATACCTTGGATGCAATCAATATACAGTTTTGTTTTATGTTGTGGAGTTAATTCACAACAAAGTTGATAATCACATGACAAACAAGGTCATTGATAAGATGCTAGCAATAATGAAGAAGATGTGtcacaaaccaaacaatgttCTCGAATCATTCTGTGAGTGCAAGAAGATATTGAAAGGTCTTGGATTAGGGTGTGAGAATATACGTGTTTGCTATTATGATTGTATCTTGTTCTATAAAGAACATGAAAAGAAAGATAGATGTCCAGTTTGTAATGAGCCAAAGTATAAAGATAGTCATTATGAGCAAAGAAAAAAGGTTCCAAGAAAAGTGTTACGATATTTTCCACTTAAACCCAGGCTACAAAGGTTGTTCATGTCGAGATATACGAGTGAAGACATGAGGTGGCATAAGGAAAAAAGAGTTAATGATCCGAACACAATGAGACATCCAGCAGACTCTATCACATGGAAAGAATTTGACCAAATGTACCCTGATTTTATTCAAGACCCAAGAAATGTCAGATTGGGCCTTGCAGGTGACGGGTTTACTCTATTTTCAAATATAAGTAAGCCGTACAGTATGTGGCCAGTTGTTATATTTCCATATAATTTGCCCCCTTGGAAATGCATGAAAAACCCATTCTCTTTTTTAACCTTGTTAATTCCTGGGCCAAAAGCACCTATAAATGAGATTGATGTGTATTTACGCCCATTAGTTGATGAGCTTAGCAAATTGTGGGAAAATGGCTTTCAAACTCATGATAAGATGATTGAGAGTACATTTAATTTGCGTGGAACTGTTATGTGGACCATTAATGATTTTCCCGCTTATAgaaatttatcaagttggagcACTCACAATAAATTGGCATGTCCAGTGTGCAATGAGGatggatcgtacaccaagtTGAGAAGTAAGTATTGTCATATTGGACATTGTCACTATTTACCTATGAATCATTCATGGCGCAAAAATACTCAACTATTTAATGGTCGTCGAGAGATGAGACATCGTCCACAAGAATTCTCAGGCAATGATATACTTGATCAATTTAATTACCTTGTACCCCATAAGTTTGGTAAACATGATAGCAATAAAGATAGGAAGAGGAAACGGAATGTTGAAGAATTAAATTGGACAAGGAAGAGTATTTTTTTCGAGTTGGAATACTGGTCCAAATTAAAGATTAGGCATAATCTTGACGTTATGCATATTGAGAAGAATATATTTGATTATTTGATCGGGACATTGCTGAATACGGGGAAGTCAAAGGATACCCTCAAGGCGAGGATGGATTTACAAGACATGAATATTAGGGAAAGTTTGCATTTGAAACTAAATGCACGTAATATATTGGATAAGCACTTGGCTCAATATGTATTCAAGTCATCTGAGCGTAAAGATTTCTTGCACTGGTTGGAATCAATTAAATTTTCAGGTGGTTATGCAGTAAATATATCCCATAAAGTGAGTGTGGATGAAGGGAATGTGTTATGTTTGAAGAGCCATGATTGTCATATGTTGATGCAACGTGTACTTCCAGTGGGAGTtagaaaacatttgaaaaagaagATATATGGCCCACTTGTTGAGCTGTCAAGTTTCTTCCAACAAATATGTGCAAAGACACTAATTGTTTCTGATCTTGATAAGTTGGAAGAAGACATTATCCTCATATTGTGCAAACTAGAGAAAATATTCCCGCCTGCATTCTTTGTTCCCATGGTTCACTTAACAGTGCACTTACCACGTGAAGCAAAATTGGCAGGACCAGTCGGATACCGGTGGATGTATCTTGTAGAAAGGTAAAATGCTATCAGGTTTACTTTAATTGCATTAAGTGTGTCTTTCTACATACTGATAATTGTTCATTTACTAGATTGTTTGGCTCGTACAAGAAATCTGTACGTAACAAAGCTCGCCCTGAAGGCTCTATTGTGGAAGCACACTTGGCATACGAGTCCTTAACTTTTTGCTCAATGTATTTGTGTGATGTTGAGACTCCATTCACTTGACCAAAACGAAACGATGACGGTGGTGATCCTAATGTGTTGCTCTCAGTGTTTGCATAAAAAGCATGTCCATTTGGAGCTCATGTATTGGTTGAGCTTTCGAGGGAAGATATAGAAGTGGTATATTGGTATATCTTAGGCAATTGTGAAGAAATAGAAGACTTCAAAAGGTATGTAATAGTaatggttttacatatattgaaattgtggaaattttaagtttgtttgaatGTATTTTTCATAGATTGATTGAATGTACAAGGGGGGATATATAATGAGGTAGAAGGTTACAAGCAACCCTACCTTGGCAAATCCTACTAACCCGATAAACCCTAAAGTTGTCACTCTTTAAATTAAGGGAGTGCAGCAAGTAGCTAGCACATAACTATTAACAAGTCATCTAGATGTCAATCTTCCTCAAATTAAGGGATTAGACTTAATAGAAAATCCCATGGAAAGATGGAACATAAAATCTggcagcatcagtcaccccatatctCTAATATCCATATGTAGCATCAATcaccccatatcgtctaataGAAATATTTATAATTCTACaactttaacttttttttatttttttatgtatgcagTGAGGATATCCAGATTTTGGAAAGAGAAAATCATGTCAATGTACAACTGAGACATAAATAGTTGTTTCCTGAATGGTTTAGGTAGCAGACCACGTCATTGTATTATCAAGAACCTAGATTGGTGAGTGAAAAACAATTGTTCATTAGCCCAAGGTCCGGATCGGCGTACTGTCCAATACACGGGTTGTATTGTGAACGATATTCGCTATTTGGTCGCACAAGTTTATCAAAATCGTACAACGCAAAACAGTGGGGTAATGATGCCAGGGTCGCACAATGGTGAACATGTAACTTTTATGGCAGATTAATTAATGTCATTAAAGTACAATTTATAAGAGGTTATAAGGTGATTCTTTTCAAATATCAATGGTACAATACAGATACCAGAGGAAAAAGATTTATTCGGGATTATCATCTTACATCAGTCAATGTAAATAATCGGTGGTACGATAGTGATCCATATGTGCTAGCTAGACAAGCACATCAAGTATTTTACATTGATGACTTAAAGTTGGGTCATCCTTGGAAAGTTGTACAGAAGATTCAACATAGGCACGTTTGGGATGTCCCTGAGAAAGATGATGATAGTGTGGACCATGATAATGATGAAGACGATGATGATTATGTAGATGAAAATGAAATTTTCATGAGACCAATCCTGAACGAGGATGATGAAGTTAATATTGAATTATCTAGAGATGATGTTGATTCTAAATCTTTTGATGCTAATTACAAAGAGGTGCGAAGAATGTTAGGGCTAGAGAATGAGGGGGAaggggaggaggaggtggaggatgaggaggataaagaggaggaggagacgAAGGAAAGGGTTGCAACTTGTGACACAGATAGTGATTGATGATTATGGTGAGATCTGTACATTATAAATCAATATTTATATTCTCCAATAATCTATTTGCTTATATATTTACTAATAGTCATATTATTTATAACAAATTAATGTTTATTATTATATGGTTATAATGATTTATCTATGATGTTAGtttgttacattttttttttaatttattagatgACAACTCCTACTCAACCAGGAAAGAGGGTTAAACGGGTGAGGGATGCCCCACCTTCGCCTcccccaccaccacctcctctGCCACTACCACCtccgccaccaccacctccgccaccaccacctcctccaccacctGTTTCTTCATCGGAAGAGCCAGCAGACATGAACTTAGATATTTCAGAAAGGCTACTTACAATTCTTTCAACATTTTTATTTAGAAGTTGATCTTTTAATGATGTTTTAAACAAGTTATAAAATTAATCAAACGCatatattcttttttaatttttagagacATATTTTAACTTTAATGCCAAAAAGATGACATGTGGAAAGTCATGTGGGAAAGGCCTCCACGATATTTTGGAGGCAAATAATGGGAAGAAGATGCCAGTCATATTTGGTTTCAAACTTCAAGTTCCAAGTGATTTGGTAGTATCAAGTTTTTTCTCTACCCAGATAGGGAATATTGTTCGGACTCACTCACCAGTTTGCTATAAGAAATGGATGAAGGTCTAATCTTCAGAAAAGAGGACACTGCGGAAtaagttgcttgtgagtttattttaatttagtttattcataataatttcaactactcacttttatatatttatgcttgataatatatgtattATTTGTGGTGGACTTATCTCATCCAAAAATAATTGAATATGTTGATAAGAAGATGGCGAAGTTGTACTCTGTGTTTAGGCACCGGTTGTATAAGTACTACTTGTCATGTGGAACACCTGCAAGAGGA includes the following:
- the LOC126599134 gene encoding uncharacterized protein LOC126599134 translates to MSTNNESINNSNVNMFNMMDDAFGRMHDDDDDDQDTIGVQDTMWGGDMTNALRVDVDSYDMLLREAQNELYLGCNQYTVLFYVVELIHNKVDNHMTNKVIDKMLAIMKKMCHKPNNVLESFCECKKILKGLGLGCENIRVCYYDCILFYKEHEKKDRCPVCNEPKYKDSHYEQRKKVPRKVLRYFPLKPRLQRLFMSRYTSEDMRWHKEKRVNDPNTMRHPADSITWKEFDQMYPDFIQDPRNVRLGLAGDGFTLFSNISKPYSMWPVVIFPYNLPPWKCMKNPFSFLTLLIPGPKAPINEIDVYLRPLVDELSKLWENGFQTHDKMIESTFNLRGTVMWTINDFPAYRNLSSWSTHNKLACPVCNEDGSYTKLRSKYCHIGHCHYLPMNHSWRKNTQLFNGRREMRHRPQEFSGNDILDQFNYLVPHKFGKHDSNKDRKRKRNVEELNWTRKSIFFELEYWSKLKIRHNLDVMHIEKNIFDYLIGTLLNTGKSKDTLKARMDLQDMNIRESLHLKLNARNILDKHLAQYVFKSSERKDFLHWLESIKFSGGYAVNISHKVSVDEGNVLCLKSHDCHMLMQRVLPVGVRKHLKKKIYGPLVELSSFFQQICAKTLIVSDLDKLEEDIILILCKLEKIFPPAFFVPMVHLTVHLPREAKLAGPVGYRWMYLVER